One window of the Haloarcula halobia genome contains the following:
- a CDS encoding sulfite exporter TauE/SafE family protein — protein MGPGLPVGTGETAGLLAFAGLGLVGSVHCLGMCGPLVTTYADRLDDGGPVSTHEIRQQALFNVGRTLSYTAVGALLGALGAVLYDIAGLAQIGTAVRGAVGVLVGTFIVAVGLGYLTRGSAVDLAASVPVVGTGFQRVSAALVARIDAWVDGPGMVALGAMHGLLPCPLLYPAFLYAFATGSVVTGALSLAALGLGTIPLVFAYGTAFGTLSPTRRSTLHRVLGAVFVVLALVPLANGLAAFGVSIPKPPLPMPWM, from the coding sequence ATGGGCCCCGGGCTCCCGGTGGGGACAGGCGAGACAGCGGGCCTACTGGCCTTTGCCGGCCTCGGCCTCGTCGGCAGCGTCCACTGTCTCGGGATGTGCGGGCCGCTGGTCACCACCTACGCCGACAGACTCGACGACGGCGGCCCGGTCTCGACGCACGAGATCCGACAGCAGGCGCTTTTCAACGTCGGCCGCACGCTGAGTTACACCGCCGTCGGCGCGCTGCTCGGGGCGCTCGGGGCCGTCCTCTACGACATCGCCGGCCTCGCACAGATCGGTACTGCCGTACGCGGCGCCGTCGGTGTGCTCGTCGGCACGTTCATCGTCGCCGTCGGTCTCGGGTACCTGACCCGCGGGAGCGCCGTGGACCTGGCCGCCTCGGTCCCGGTCGTGGGGACCGGATTTCAGCGGGTCTCGGCGGCGCTCGTGGCGAGGATCGACGCCTGGGTCGACGGTCCGGGGATGGTGGCACTGGGGGCGATGCACGGCCTGCTCCCGTGTCCGCTGCTGTACCCGGCGTTCCTGTACGCCTTCGCGACGGGGTCTGTGGTGACCGGCGCCCTCTCGCTCGCGGCGCTGGGCCTGGGGACCATCCCGCTCGTGTTCGCCTACGGGACGGCCTTCGGGACGCTCTCGCCGACCCGCCGTTCGACACTCCACCGGGTGCTGGGCGCCGTCTTCGTCGTGCTCGCGCTCGTGCCCCTCGCGAACGGCCTGGCGGCCTTCGGCGTCTCGATCCCCAAGCCGCCGCTGCCGATGCCCTGGATGTGA
- a CDS encoding MutS-related protein, with product MRLEEYWGIGPKTSDLLSEALGVERAIEAIESADTRTLTAAGLSRGRATRILRRATGAESMDLLATRDTRDVYKELLDLAEEYAVTADAADRIRVLTPLPTREEMERRLDDVLEARDTWAALPDADREAIIAAFEGYDAEGGELSAVETALGLRETGVEAGVFEPLAEVDGDALADARAALAGLAGGGDRVGEGADDELDRLREQLGQVEDLAAGSASVVEAVQEEARRPAEFQDALVRHVVAETGLEAASVRDAMPGEATDARDFVATALRDLRSALRSDLDAREAEVADRLEENLAAAREDVDAAVEAVGDIALSVSLARFALAFDLVRPTFVDDRSTIAVREARNLALADVEDVQPVTYAVGDHDLAVESANAPPTGDRVAVLTGANSGGKTTLLETLCQVQLLAQMGLPVPATAAEVGVVDTVVFHRRHASFNAGVLESTLRSVVPPLTDSDRTLMLVDEFEAITEPGSAANLLHGLVTLTVDRDALGVFVTHLAEDLEPLPDVARVDGIFAEGLSTDLELQVDYQPRFGTVGKSTPEFIVSRLVANASDPVERSGFETLAYAVGEEAVQRTLSDARWTE from the coding sequence ATGCGACTGGAGGAGTACTGGGGCATCGGGCCGAAGACGTCCGACCTGCTGAGTGAGGCACTGGGCGTCGAGCGGGCCATCGAGGCGATCGAGTCGGCGGACACGCGGACCCTGACGGCAGCGGGACTCTCGCGCGGGCGGGCGACCCGGATTCTGCGGCGGGCCACCGGGGCGGAGTCGATGGATCTGCTCGCAACCCGGGACACCCGCGACGTCTACAAGGAACTGCTGGACCTCGCGGAGGAGTACGCCGTCACGGCGGACGCCGCCGACCGGATCCGCGTGCTGACACCGCTTCCCACGCGCGAGGAGATGGAGCGCCGGCTCGACGACGTGCTCGAAGCCAGGGACACCTGGGCGGCCCTCCCGGACGCCGATCGGGAGGCCATCATCGCCGCCTTCGAGGGCTACGACGCCGAGGGCGGCGAGCTTTCCGCCGTCGAGACGGCGCTGGGGCTGCGCGAGACCGGCGTCGAGGCGGGGGTCTTCGAACCGCTCGCCGAGGTTGACGGCGACGCACTCGCCGACGCCCGGGCGGCACTCGCCGGCCTCGCGGGCGGCGGTGACCGGGTCGGCGAGGGGGCCGACGACGAACTCGACCGCCTCCGCGAGCAGCTGGGGCAGGTCGAGGACCTCGCGGCGGGGTCGGCGAGCGTCGTCGAGGCCGTCCAGGAGGAGGCCCGCCGGCCCGCCGAGTTCCAGGACGCGCTGGTGCGCCACGTCGTCGCCGAGACGGGCCTGGAGGCGGCCAGCGTCCGCGACGCGATGCCCGGGGAGGCGACGGACGCCCGCGACTTCGTGGCGACGGCCCTGCGCGACCTGCGGAGTGCGCTCCGCAGTGACCTGGACGCCCGCGAGGCGGAGGTGGCCGACCGGCTGGAGGAGAACCTCGCGGCCGCTCGCGAGGACGTCGACGCCGCCGTCGAGGCGGTCGGGGACATCGCGCTCTCGGTCTCGCTGGCCCGGTTCGCGCTGGCGTTCGACCTGGTGCGCCCGACGTTCGTCGACGACCGCTCGACCATCGCGGTCCGGGAGGCCCGCAACCTCGCGCTCGCAGACGTCGAGGACGTCCAGCCGGTGACCTACGCCGTCGGCGACCACGACCTTGCGGTCGAGAGCGCGAACGCCCCGCCGACCGGCGACCGGGTCGCGGTGCTGACCGGGGCGAACTCCGGCGGGAAGACCACGCTGCTGGAGACGCTCTGTCAGGTCCAGTTGCTCGCCCAGATGGGCCTCCCGGTCCCCGCGACGGCCGCCGAGGTGGGGGTCGTCGACACCGTCGTCTTCCACCGCCGTCACGCATCGTTCAACGCCGGCGTTCTCGAGTCCACGCTGCGGTCGGTCGTCCCGCCGCTGACCGACAGCGACCGCACCCTGATGCTGGTCGACGAGTTCGAGGCTATCACGGAACCGGGGTCGGCGGCGAACCTGCTGCACGGCCTGGTGACCCTGACCGTCGACCGGGACGCGCTGGGCGTGTTCGTCACCCACCTGGCCGAGGACCTCGAACCGTTGCCCGACGTCGCCCGCGTCGACGGCATCTTCGCCGAGGGCCTAAGCACCGACCTCGAGCTCCAGGTCGACTACCAGCCCCGCTTTGGCACCGTCGGGAAGTCGACGCCGGAGTTCATCGTCTCCCGACTGGTCGCGAACGCCTCGGACCCGGTCGAGCGCTCGGGCTTCGAGACGCTCGCGTACGCCGTCGGCGAGGAAGCCGTCCAGCGGACGCTCTCGGACGCGCGCTGGACGGAGTAG
- a CDS encoding archease has product MPFDLREHTADVAVEATGESLGATFAAVADGLAAAMCEEVPPAGERFSVTVTAESGEALLFDYLDQLIYERDVRSVLPVDNEATVRADGDEWHLEGSARGVPLPAVEAREVKAVTYSEMALEDRADGWRAYVVFDV; this is encoded by the coding sequence ATGCCGTTCGACCTCCGCGAGCACACCGCGGACGTGGCCGTCGAAGCCACCGGCGAGAGCCTCGGTGCCACCTTTGCCGCCGTGGCCGACGGCCTCGCGGCCGCGATGTGTGAGGAGGTTCCCCCGGCGGGCGAGCGCTTCTCGGTGACGGTCACCGCGGAGTCCGGCGAGGCGCTCCTCTTCGATTACCTCGATCAGCTCATCTACGAACGCGACGTGCGCTCGGTGCTCCCCGTCGACAACGAGGCGACGGTGCGCGCCGACGGCGACGAGTGGCACCTCGAGGGGAGCGCACGCGGCGTCCCGCTGCCGGCCGTCGAGGCCCGCGAGGTGAAGGCGGTGACCTACTCCGAGATGGCCCTGGAGGACCGAGCCGACGGCTGGCGCGCCTACGTCGTCTTCGACGTCTAG
- a CDS encoding sensor histidine kinase, producing the protein MRRRPDTVCRQVLENATEHNTGPGPQVWVTVETGEDSVTITVADDGPGIEENELSIIEEGTETPLRHGSGFALALIAWGTDIAGGSVSFEANESTGTVVTIDAPTLSGPDPATAASADDG; encoded by the coding sequence CTGAGGCGACGGCCGGACACCGTCTGCCGGCAGGTCCTCGAGAACGCCACGGAGCACAACACCGGACCGGGCCCACAGGTGTGGGTGACCGTCGAGACGGGCGAGGACAGCGTCACCATCACCGTGGCGGACGACGGCCCCGGCATCGAGGAAAACGAACTCAGCATCATCGAAGAGGGGACCGAGACGCCGCTGCGACACGGCAGCGGGTTCGCGCTCGCGCTCATCGCCTGGGGGACCGACATCGCCGGCGGGTCGGTCAGTTTCGAGGCCAACGAGTCGACTGGGACGGTGGTCACCATCGACGCCCCGACGCTATCGGGGCCGGACCCGGCGACGGCGGCGTCGGCCGACGACGGCTGA
- a CDS encoding halocyanin domain-containing protein, with translation MSLRRRQFMQGAAGATALGAAGLASAQEEPDYGGWFDDVSNFDGTVDKRGQDTVEITVGAQGNNGNFAFDPPAVMVNPGTEVVWTWNGKGGGHNVVSDGDGPLDSGSPVAESGTTYSYTFESEGIFKYVCVPHEALGMKGAVVVRPGGSGGGGSSQPQGPPANPDYGGFFDDVSNFDGTTVDRTGQDTVEISVGAQGNNGAFAFDPPAVRVSPGTEVVWTWTGEGGGHNVVSDGDGPLDSGSPVAESGTTYSYTFEEMGVYQYVCVPHESLGMKGAVVVGGPLEGGGGGGEGGGGGRGSIELSGPQWLLSGSVLLAFFSPLLFAAVMRRRYRERPPQMGTDDDLERATGPVPVEEAAETEPAVELPHDEYDPKGTAALVAFYFVLIALLWAFMYFVEFLGRVSVIG, from the coding sequence ATGTCACTAAGAAGGAGACAATTCATGCAAGGCGCGGCCGGCGCGACCGCGCTCGGTGCGGCAGGACTAGCATCGGCACAGGAAGAACCCGACTACGGTGGCTGGTTCGACGACGTCTCGAACTTCGATGGAACCGTCGACAAACGCGGACAGGACACCGTCGAGATCACCGTCGGGGCCCAGGGGAACAACGGTAACTTCGCGTTCGACCCCCCGGCCGTGATGGTCAATCCGGGCACGGAAGTCGTCTGGACGTGGAACGGCAAGGGCGGCGGTCACAACGTCGTCTCGGACGGGGACGGGCCCCTCGATTCGGGGTCCCCCGTCGCGGAGTCGGGGACCACCTACTCCTACACCTTCGAATCCGAGGGGATCTTCAAGTACGTCTGTGTCCCCCACGAGGCACTCGGGATGAAAGGCGCCGTCGTCGTCCGTCCCGGCGGGTCGGGCGGTGGCGGCAGTAGCCAGCCCCAGGGACCGCCCGCCAACCCCGACTACGGCGGCTTCTTCGACGACGTCTCGAACTTCGACGGGACCACCGTCGACAGGACCGGCCAGGACACCGTCGAGATATCGGTCGGTGCCCAGGGGAACAACGGCGCGTTCGCCTTCGACCCGCCGGCGGTCAGAGTCTCGCCGGGCACCGAAGTCGTCTGGACGTGGACCGGCGAGGGGGGTGGCCACAACGTCGTCTCGGACGGCGACGGACCCCTCGATTCGGGGTCCCCCGTCGCGGAATCGGGGACCACCTACTCCTACACCTTCGAGGAGATGGGCGTCTACCAGTACGTCTGTGTCCCCCACGAGTCGCTGGGCATGAAAGGCGCCGTCGTCGTCGGCGGCCCCCTCGAGGGGGGCGGGGGCGGCGGCGAAGGTGGCGGCGGTGGCCGCGGGAGCATCGAACTCTCCGGGCCCCAGTGGCTCCTGAGCGGGTCCGTCCTGCTGGCGTTCTTCTCGCCGCTGCTGTTCGCGGCGGTGATGCGGCGCCGCTACCGGGAACGGCCGCCCCAGATGGGGACCGACGACGACCTGGAACGTGCGACCGGGCCGGTTCCGGTCGAAGAAGCGGCAGAGACCGAACCGGCGGTGGAGCTGCCACACGACGAGTACGACCCCAAGGGGACGGCGGCACTGGTCGCCTTCTACTTCGTCCTCATCGCGCTCCTGTGGGCGTTCATGTACTTCGTCGAGTTCCTCGGCCGCGTGTCGGTGATCGGGTGA
- a CDS encoding b(o/a)3-type cytochrome-c oxidase subunit 1 codes for MVFVDEYPKTSKLIRSQFIVSFIALALGAVFGIVQALHRTGTFRIFSSADYYTILTGHGVLLALVFTTFFIAGLFGWAVSNSLERVLPQRAAWGAFWLMLVGTVLAAVAILGGLFGAPSILGHSLKADVLFTFYAPMKAHPAFYLGAALIIVGSWIAGYAYFKSLWNWRSENAGERIPLKTFMVITTMLMWYISTIGVAVEVVVFLIPWSLGLISNVDPLLTRTLFWYFGHPVVYFWLMPAYLVWYTILPKLAGGRLFSDPLARVVFVLFLLLSTPVGFHHQYVDPGIPEGFKFIAMTNTMFLLLPSLLTAFTVVASLEHGARQNGGKGYFSWLRNLPWGEPAFAGCALAGLMFAAGGFSGMINAGMNINYLIHNTLWVPGHFHLTVGTAFALTAMAISYWLVPQITGKKLQRRGLAAIQPYIWFIGMALMSNAMHRAGLAGIPRRTAEPTYSEFSFEGVAGTVGEMRLQIAIGGTLLFVGAALFLVVMAETWIAHRGGRLRVNSVFPDPLSGPEHSPRILDNYKLWTAIALVLIVIAYGPPLAAMLADGITAPGSPPIPV; via the coding sequence ATGGTCTTCGTCGACGAGTACCCCAAGACTTCGAAACTCATCCGCAGTCAGTTCATCGTCTCGTTTATCGCCCTGGCGCTCGGTGCCGTCTTTGGCATCGTCCAGGCGCTGCACCGCACCGGTACGTTCCGGATATTCAGTTCCGCGGACTACTACACCATCCTGACCGGGCACGGCGTCCTGCTGGCGCTGGTGTTCACGACGTTCTTCATCGCCGGCCTGTTCGGGTGGGCGGTGAGCAACAGTCTCGAGCGCGTGCTCCCCCAGCGGGCCGCGTGGGGTGCCTTCTGGCTGATGCTGGTCGGCACCGTGCTGGCCGCCGTGGCCATCCTGGGCGGCCTCTTCGGGGCGCCGTCCATCCTCGGCCACTCGCTGAAGGCCGACGTCCTGTTCACGTTCTACGCGCCGATGAAAGCCCACCCGGCGTTCTACCTGGGTGCCGCGCTCATCATCGTCGGCTCGTGGATCGCCGGCTACGCCTACTTCAAGTCGCTGTGGAACTGGCGTTCCGAGAACGCCGGCGAGCGCATCCCGCTGAAGACGTTCATGGTCATCACGACCATGCTGATGTGGTACATCTCGACCATCGGCGTCGCCGTCGAGGTTGTCGTCTTTCTCATCCCGTGGTCGCTGGGTCTCATCAGCAACGTCGACCCGCTGCTGACCCGGACGCTGTTCTGGTACTTCGGTCACCCGGTCGTGTACTTCTGGCTGATGCCGGCGTACCTCGTGTGGTACACCATCCTGCCGAAGCTGGCCGGCGGCCGGCTGTTCAGCGACCCGCTGGCTCGCGTGGTCTTCGTGCTGTTCCTGCTGCTGTCGACCCCGGTCGGCTTCCACCACCAGTACGTCGACCCCGGCATCCCCGAGGGCTTCAAGTTCATCGCCATGACGAACACGATGTTCCTGCTGTTGCCCTCGCTTTTGACCGCCTTCACCGTCGTCGCCTCGCTTGAACACGGGGCCCGACAGAACGGCGGGAAGGGCTACTTCAGCTGGCTCCGCAACCTGCCGTGGGGCGAGCCGGCCTTCGCCGGCTGTGCGCTGGCCGGCCTGATGTTCGCCGCCGGCGGGTTCTCCGGGATGATCAACGCCGGGATGAACATCAACTACCTCATCCACAACACGCTGTGGGTGCCCGGCCACTTCCACCTCACCGTCGGCACGGCCTTCGCGCTGACGGCGATGGCCATCAGCTACTGGCTGGTGCCCCAGATCACGGGCAAGAAGCTCCAGCGGCGGGGGCTTGCGGCCATCCAGCCCTACATCTGGTTCATCGGCATGGCGCTGATGTCCAACGCGATGCACCGGGCTGGCCTGGCCGGCATCCCGCGCCGGACCGCAGAGCCGACCTACAGCGAGTTCTCCTTCGAGGGGGTCGCTGGCACGGTCGGGGAGATGCGCCTGCAGATCGCCATCGGCGGGACGCTCCTGTTCGTCGGCGCGGCGCTGTTCCTCGTCGTGATGGCCGAGACCTGGATCGCCCACCGCGGCGGGCGCCTGCGCGTCAACAGCGTGTTCCCGGACCCGCTGTCCGGCCCGGAACACAGCCCGCGCATCCTCGACAACTACAAACTGTGGACGGCCATCGCGCTCGTCCTCATCGTCATCGCCTACGGCCCGCCGCTCGCGGCCATGCTCGCCGACGGCATCACAGCGCCCGGTAGTCCGCCGATTCCGGTCTGA
- a CDS encoding heavy metal translocating P-type ATPase: MADCTLCGLPVDAAVSDDDVEGTFCCRGCLEVARTLDDPATASVADADTGTDPDDAAGETAYLAVDGMHCATCETFLEARATDHEGVTGAAASYPTGTMKVTYDPAVLDSEGLPDVVAGTGYDASHRHDEDDDEYELEGRLIVGGFFGMMTMLWYVLFLYPAYLGVDGSLLLLDPAGPAGDYLLWNMAVMTAVVVGYTGWPLLRGAYVSLRAGRPNMDLLVAMAATTAFGYSVLAVLLGHTEVYFDVATVIVMAVSLGDYYQDRVRRGALERLTEFTTQRADTATRRTDGGTETVDVSDLRPGDEVVVRSGDRIPVDGTVVSGDGAADESLVTGESRTVRKTAGDEVLGGSLLTEGGVVVSVGPDAESTIDRLTTLLWDVQSGRGGVQRLVDRIAAVFVPLVVVLAVVATGAHLLFGAGPTDALLTGLAVLVVSCPCALGLATPLATAAGIRRAFDAGVVVTGESVFETATDLDVVAFDKTGTLTTGEMELLERADEPVMRRAAAVEQFADHPLAAAVTDAVAVPDAAVEAFESHPGRGVSAAVDGERTVVGTVDLVKSLELAVDDDLRDRYDRAREAGHVPALVAWGGRARGLVVAGDRPRDDWETTVDALARDHEVVVVSGDSPDATAAFESHPGVDEVFAGVPPEAKTEVVQRLQSRGTVAMVGDGSNDAPALGTADIGVAMASGTQLAADAADAVVTTDDLAAVPELLDVTAATRSRVRQNLAWAFCYNAVALPLALLGLLNPLFAAVAMTASSLLVVGNSTRSLAGQPSSAGRESTPGPARPVPESD; encoded by the coding sequence ATGGCCGACTGTACGCTCTGTGGCCTGCCGGTCGACGCCGCGGTCAGCGACGACGACGTCGAGGGGACCTTCTGCTGCCGGGGCTGTCTGGAGGTCGCACGGACCCTCGACGACCCGGCGACGGCGTCCGTCGCGGACGCCGACACCGGCACCGACCCCGACGACGCCGCGGGCGAGACGGCGTACCTCGCCGTCGACGGGATGCACTGTGCGACCTGCGAGACGTTCCTGGAGGCCCGCGCGACAGACCACGAGGGCGTGACCGGCGCAGCGGCCAGTTACCCGACGGGGACGATGAAAGTCACCTACGACCCCGCCGTCCTCGACAGCGAGGGGCTCCCGGACGTCGTCGCCGGCACCGGCTACGACGCCAGTCACCGCCACGACGAGGACGACGACGAGTACGAACTGGAGGGGCGTCTCATCGTCGGCGGTTTCTTCGGGATGATGACGATGCTCTGGTACGTCCTCTTTCTCTACCCGGCGTACCTGGGCGTCGACGGGTCGCTCCTGTTGCTGGACCCGGCCGGTCCGGCGGGCGACTACCTCCTGTGGAACATGGCCGTGATGACCGCCGTGGTCGTCGGCTACACCGGGTGGCCCCTGCTCCGGGGCGCCTACGTCAGTCTGCGGGCCGGCCGGCCGAACATGGACCTGCTGGTCGCGATGGCGGCGACGACGGCCTTCGGGTACAGCGTCCTCGCCGTGCTGCTGGGTCACACCGAGGTGTACTTCGACGTGGCGACGGTCATCGTCATGGCCGTCTCACTGGGCGATTACTACCAGGACCGGGTCCGGCGGGGCGCGCTCGAACGGTTGACCGAGTTCACGACCCAGCGGGCCGACACGGCCACCCGCCGGACGGACGGCGGGACGGAGACGGTCGACGTATCCGACCTCCGCCCCGGCGACGAAGTGGTCGTCCGGAGCGGCGACCGGATTCCGGTCGACGGCACCGTCGTCTCCGGCGACGGCGCGGCCGACGAGTCGCTCGTGACTGGGGAGTCCCGGACGGTCCGCAAGACGGCGGGCGACGAGGTGCTCGGCGGGTCGCTGCTGACTGAGGGCGGCGTCGTCGTCAGCGTCGGCCCCGACGCCGAGAGCACCATCGACCGCCTCACGACGCTGCTGTGGGACGTCCAGAGCGGCCGCGGGGGCGTCCAGCGGTTGGTCGACCGCATCGCCGCCGTGTTCGTCCCGCTGGTGGTCGTCCTCGCCGTCGTCGCCACGGGCGCCCACCTCCTGTTCGGCGCGGGGCCGACCGACGCACTGCTGACCGGCCTCGCGGTGCTGGTCGTCTCCTGTCCCTGCGCACTGGGGCTGGCGACGCCGCTCGCGACGGCCGCCGGCATCCGCCGGGCCTTCGACGCCGGCGTCGTCGTCACCGGCGAGTCGGTCTTCGAGACGGCCACCGACCTGGACGTCGTCGCCTTCGACAAGACGGGGACGCTGACGACCGGCGAGATGGAGCTGCTAGAGCGCGCCGACGAGCCGGTGATGCGCCGGGCGGCTGCCGTCGAGCAGTTCGCCGACCACCCGCTGGCCGCGGCCGTGACAGACGCCGTCGCCGTCCCCGACGCCGCCGTCGAGGCGTTCGAGAGTCACCCCGGCCGCGGCGTCAGCGCCGCCGTCGACGGCGAGCGGACGGTCGTCGGCACCGTCGACCTCGTGAAGTCGCTGGAACTGGCCGTCGACGACGACCTGCGAGACCGGTACGACCGTGCGCGCGAGGCGGGGCACGTCCCGGCGCTGGTGGCCTGGGGCGGCCGGGCCCGCGGCCTCGTCGTCGCCGGCGACCGGCCACGGGACGACTGGGAGACGACGGTCGACGCGCTGGCACGCGACCACGAGGTGGTCGTCGTCTCGGGCGACAGTCCCGACGCGACCGCCGCATTCGAATCGCATCCGGGCGTCGACGAGGTGTTCGCCGGGGTCCCGCCGGAGGCAAAGACCGAAGTCGTCCAGCGCCTCCAGTCCCGCGGGACGGTAGCGATGGTCGGCGACGGGAGCAACGACGCGCCGGCGCTGGGCACCGCCGACATCGGCGTCGCGATGGCCTCGGGTACCCAGCTGGCGGCCGACGCCGCGGACGCCGTCGTGACCACCGACGACCTGGCGGCCGTCCCCGAACTGCTGGACGTGACCGCGGCGACGCGGTCGCGGGTCCGCCAGAACCTCGCGTGGGCCTTCTGCTACAACGCCGTCGCGCTCCCGCTCGCGCTCCTCGGACTGCTGAACCCGCTGTTCGCGGCGGTGGCGATGACCGCGAGCAGTCTGCTCGTCGTCGGCAACTCCACGCGCTCGCTGGCCGGGCAGCCGTCGTCGGCAGGGCGGGAGTCGACCCCGGGTCCTGCTCGCCCGGTCCCGGAGAGCGACTGA
- a CDS encoding Hsp20/alpha crystallin family protein, translating into MTHVTTHHPRKGVELYREDDAYVVLFDLPDHDPADIEVRWHDSRLHVEAVEADATGRSGVVHRSIGLPKAIEEGNISAVYEDGVLTVTAPVSDSGPEHHTVDVQY; encoded by the coding sequence GTGACACACGTGACGACACATCATCCCCGGAAAGGCGTGGAGCTGTACCGCGAAGACGATGCGTACGTCGTACTGTTCGACCTGCCGGACCACGACCCCGCCGATATCGAGGTCCGATGGCACGACAGCCGCCTCCACGTCGAGGCCGTCGAGGCCGACGCGACCGGCCGGAGCGGCGTGGTCCACCGGAGCATCGGCCTGCCGAAGGCCATCGAGGAGGGGAACATCTCGGCGGTGTACGAGGACGGCGTCCTGACGGTGACGGCCCCGGTGAGCGACTCGGGGCCCGAACACCACACCGTCGACGTCCAGTACTGA
- a CDS encoding zinc ribbon domain-containing protein, giving the protein MWGGSLSAELRDSVRLVGAERWFFAGGVLGTVVYGGWVLGTGTLADAVAPSLAGSTLFSVGSAPVDALAVLAAVGWVVVPALVAAALLDRALKNTRGNLASRYRFDHPSALVAPSGLVVFAVVAVGATAGPSPLLAAAGAVAAAHLFVRTLAYGYRVYTFSVPPLLSLLSVLAAASLAVAWLVHAPALGTFTGSLGDRLAATGVASVAETVVAASGVDAGTARSAAVMGPAVLAAAYLVPQSAVGLVVALRAPLENPRPRPGQRYPSAGRRTAAPSADAGGPGRDDGAAETDADPDESAPAGADTADDTDDAPADSDESGGTRVFTPDEPLPEETAAADEPTPDGTTADEWFADTAVYTDDAAGEGTSDRCPACHADVPADGSARFCPNCGERLD; this is encoded by the coding sequence ATGTGGGGCGGCTCCCTGTCCGCTGAACTCCGCGACTCCGTCCGCCTGGTCGGCGCCGAGCGATGGTTCTTCGCCGGCGGCGTCCTGGGTACTGTCGTCTACGGCGGCTGGGTCCTCGGGACCGGAACGCTCGCCGACGCCGTCGCCCCGTCGCTCGCCGGGTCGACCCTGTTCTCGGTGGGGTCGGCCCCCGTCGATGCGCTGGCGGTGCTGGCGGCCGTCGGCTGGGTAGTCGTCCCGGCGCTCGTCGCGGCGGCGCTGCTCGACCGCGCGCTGAAGAACACGCGAGGGAATCTCGCGTCGCGCTACCGGTTCGACCACCCGAGCGCGCTGGTCGCGCCGTCCGGTCTCGTCGTGTTCGCGGTGGTGGCCGTCGGCGCCACGGCGGGGCCGTCCCCGCTGCTGGCCGCCGCCGGCGCCGTCGCCGCCGCGCACCTGTTCGTCAGGACGCTCGCCTACGGCTACCGGGTCTACACGTTCTCGGTGCCGCCGCTTCTCTCCCTGCTCTCGGTCCTCGCTGCGGCCAGTCTCGCCGTCGCGTGGCTGGTCCACGCGCCGGCGCTGGGAACGTTCACCGGGTCACTCGGGGACCGACTCGCCGCCACGGGCGTCGCGTCCGTCGCCGAGACGGTGGTCGCAGCCAGCGGCGTCGACGCCGGCACCGCTCGCTCGGCCGCCGTGATGGGACCCGCGGTGCTCGCGGCGGCCTACCTGGTGCCCCAGTCCGCCGTCGGCCTGGTCGTCGCGCTGCGCGCGCCGCTCGAGAATCCGCGACCGCGGCCGGGTCAGCGCTACCCGAGTGCGGGCCGTCGTACAGCGGCGCCATCGGCTGACGCCGGTGGCCCGGGCCGGGACGACGGGGCGGCCGAGACGGACGCGGACCCGGACGAATCCGCTCCGGCGGGAGCCGACACGGCCGACGATACCGACGACGCGCCGGCTGACTCCGACGAGTCCGGCGGGACCCGCGTGTTCACGCCGGACGAGCCGCTTCCGGAGGAGACGGCGGCGGCCGACGAGCCGACGCCCGACGGCACGACCGCAGACGAGTGGTTCGCCGACACCGCGGTGTACACCGACGACGCCGCGGGCGAGGGAACGTCCGACCGGTGCCCAGCGTGTCACGCGGACGTACCGGCCGATGGGTCGGCACGGTTCTGTCCGAACTGCGGCGAGCGCCTCGACTAG
- a CDS encoding cytochrome C oxidase subunit II: MQVHNFEKVWLGAAILLIVGFIATISYGTVGAGISMVDDSGGQISAQAVQNGNTGTQFDDPGVVQASEDQVVVYVVAQQFQFRPGSGDTPIRVPADTRVTFKVTSADVVHGFSITETNINTMVIPGQVAEVTAVFDETGTYGLVCHEYCGAAHHTMGGSVEVVPKDQYEPQEVSN, from the coding sequence ATGCAGGTTCACAACTTCGAGAAAGTCTGGCTCGGCGCAGCGATACTCCTCATCGTCGGCTTCATAGCAACCATCTCCTATGGCACCGTCGGTGCCGGCATCTCGATGGTCGACGACTCCGGAGGGCAGATCAGTGCACAGGCGGTCCAGAACGGCAACACCGGGACACAGTTCGACGACCCCGGCGTGGTCCAGGCGAGCGAGGATCAGGTCGTCGTCTACGTCGTCGCCCAGCAGTTCCAGTTCCGGCCCGGCAGCGGTGACACCCCCATCCGGGTGCCCGCGGACACGCGCGTGACGTTCAAGGTCACCAGCGCGGACGTGGTCCACGGCTTCTCCATCACGGAGACCAACATCAACACGATGGTCATCCCCGGACAGGTCGCCGAGGTCACCGCCGTCTTCGACGAGACGGGGACCTACGGGCTGGTATGTCACGAGTACTGCGGGGCCGCCCACCACACGATGGGCGGGTCCGTCGAAGTGGTCCCGAAGGACCAGTACGAACCACAGGAGGTGAGCAACTGA